The Triticum aestivum cultivar Chinese Spring chromosome 4B, IWGSC CS RefSeq v2.1, whole genome shotgun sequence sequence GTAGGTAGGCTTCTGCTTCTCCTCCGTCCTCGGCGGGTCGAGCAGATTCTCTTCACCGGTGTGCTGCTCTGACGCCGTCTTCCCCGTGCCAACTCGACACTGCACAGGTCATTTTTATCCATCCAAACCCTAACTAATAGCTGCACTTTAGAGTAAGATATTCGATTAGCATTGCGTGCTTCCCATCCAATTCTTCATGACCCGTGATGTTTCTCTATACATCTAACCCTGCGCATTGTTAATCGATCCATGACTTCCGGAGTGTGTGCAATTAGAATTAGCCCGTGGTTCATGGAAGGTACTGTGTGCAATTAGCCCTGCTTCCAGTTTGTCATGATTAATCAGATACACATCGAGTTAATTAATTCTTGATTTCCTTGCTTCTTTGTGATTTTCGTGTTTGGAGTGAGTGTATACATTTTTTCGAGaaggaggaatacccccggcctctgcatctcttGATGCACACAGCCATAGCCCATAAGAGTGAGTGTATAAATACGCCTGCAGAGCTCTTGAAACAAGCAAGTCAGAACAGATTGATTATTAAAATGCATAGAAATCTGCAAGAACACCCAAATGGGTCGAACTCTGCTAGGTATGAAGATAGGTTGCGTGCAGGGATCCTTTACAGGGAGATTTTGTTTTAACCAAATTCTTGGTCTAATCCAGCATATCAAACTTAAAAACTAATTGGCGATATCCATCATTTAATTCTTTCTGTTGCTGTATGCTAATGTTTTATGATTACCTTATCCCAGTAAAGCTGAACTTGAAATGGATTAAAATGGTTAGCTCGTGTGGCAACTGCTTTGTCCCAAGTAAACATAGTTTCACATGATTGAATTATGTTACAGTATCTTGGTCTCCATGATTAAAAAAACTGCTTCCGTGTCTATCCTGACATTATCAGTTTTGCCTTTCAGTAAACTGCAATAAAGAGATGGACCCCGGGAATGGTTTTCTTGCTGCCAAGCTAACTGATGATCTGGTGGTGGAGATCCTCTCCCGGCTGCCGTTCAAGTCTTTTTGCCGCTTCAAATGTGTCTGCAAGGCCTGGCTTGCCTTATCCTCTGATCCGCAATACTGCAAGAAGCTTCTGAAAATTCCAACAGGTCTTCTCTACCAACGACGTTATAACTCTGCTATCAAGCTCGCTAGCCTGCCCCACAATGATAAGGATTTTGATGAAGCTCTTAGTTTCCTACCACAGTATGAGCAATTAGAGCTGATGGACTCTTGCAATGGCCTAGTCCTTTGTAAGTACAAGAACAGCTACACTCCTCCAGCTCCAGGTATTTGCCGCTTTATCGTGTGCAATCCGGCAACACGAGAGTGGAAGATGCTCCCGGATACTCCTCCTAGCCATTATGACCCTTTTTACAATATGAGTATTCTGGCCTTCAGCACATCATGGTCGGCAAATTTCTACGTCTTCAACTTTCAGCGGCTCAGTACACGCTATTTGGGATTTGGCCCCGTCAAACTTCAGGTGTTTTCGTCTGACCTTTCCACTTGGTTTCTGGACGATACATCATGGCTCTCTGGGACATCAGTTTCTCAACCACACATGTTTATTGATGGAGCATTATACGTGCACACAGATTTGCATGAGATTATGGTACTGAAGAGCTTGGAGGAAACTAGTTCTGGCATTGCGCCCTCTCTTCGGACTATTAAGTTGCCGCATGAAAATGTCGGTTTTGTGGCTAGGTTTGGCCAACGTTGCTTCGGCCAATCTTCGGGGGCCTTGCAATACGCATTGCCAGAGGAGGATGCTCGTACGATTCTTGTTTGGAGTCTTGATGTTGATGAGCCTTATGAGTGGAGCCTCAAGTACCGCCTCAGTATGAGCCATGCATTCGGAAGGGACAACCTTTGTCAGTATGGCGTGCATTCCTGGCAATGTGACTATGAGGTCATCGCTCTTGACCTGGAGAGAGATGGTGTTCTCCTGTTCGACAAACGGGCGGACAAGCTTCGTTTGTACAATACAAGAACCGGTGAACTTGACGAGATTCAACCAGAAGACCACCGCTGCCGCAAGTTGCAAGATGCGTACTATCATTATGTGGCATCCTACTCAAAGCTCCCAGCTTTGTTTGGCTTTTGAGTGTCGCGCCTCTTTATGCTGTCAAACAATGCGGAGTATTTATGGATTGTAATCTAGgaccatttttttgttttcttgaacCTATTCCAGTAGTACCAATATTAATGAGGTTAGCTCTATTCTGTCACTGATTGTAGCAGCAGCTGCATGTAAGCTGGGAGCTATGTATTCTGCCCTAGCCTAGCCATCTCTCTGAAAATATAATTCCTGAAATTGCTGAGGGAAGATGCTGAATTTCTTGGAAATACTGGAGGCCTGTGTGCCCCGTTTATCATTTGGTATCTTGGGAGGTAAGATTCATAAACTGACACTAATCCATTTATATTTTGAGAAGATACCAAATGATAACACATACCGTATATTATTGCCATAAATTCTCACCATGCATATAGAGTATAATTTGAAAGTGAAAGGAGAAAACTTTGTGCTTGTGGAAACTGGTACATGTCAAACGACTCGACATACATAGACGGTTGAAATATTACAATGTGAACAAGTTTGATTTTCTAGTTAACTAACCAAGGTTTATGAATCCAAATCCCCCCAAAAAATTCCCTTTGTTGGGTACCACTAGATTATCCCTATCTTTTGGAACTCCTTacttttgcccctccgccgttaggtggcCCTATGAAAATGCCCTCACAGCATGTTTCCGTCCGGTCAACCCCCTTTGATCATCACCGACACATTTGTTGGACACACTAGATGATACTCTGCACGTTGTTGCGTAATGTTCTGCAATATATTTCAATAAAACAGATAATACAAAGATTTGTTGTGTCTTATTATTGTATAGTCATATAATATTTAATTAATATGAAGAACATGTAGAATGAAAATTGTTATGCATGTTGAGGTGAGCTTTTTTCCACGAAGCTCGGCTTCCAAAAGCAATTTTCGGTTAAGGGGTGGCTATTCAGATACAGAAGACATATCCCCCTTCACAGCATGCCACTGCCAGCTGGGTCCCACTCATAGAGTTGCCACCAAAAAAATGGGAAACTCCAGTCACAGAAGAGTTTTGGAGAAACAGGGCACTCGAATTCACACGTAAATGTATACGCTAATGCTAAGCAGATCTCAGTCAACCAAGCTCTAGTCTCAAGATTTGTTGGTAAAAGTATGTAAAGCATTTCCTATGGAGGTACATAACATCTCTCGACAAGACAGATACCTCAGATATGCATAAAACAGTGCTTGCTGCAGTATATTCTATCAGCCTCTTCATCCACACAAAGATATTCAGATACATAAACTGAATCTAAGAGATGATGCCGTAGCAGGACCGGTGCAACAGATATGCACAAAACAGTGGATTACAACAACACATCTTACTAGGAAGTCATAAGGTCATACCCCCTACTCAATGTTGCAGTTCTGGACCGAGGGTTTGTCATCGGGGCCGGGACCGTATGTTTGTTCGACAGTATGGGCAATCTGCGCATTTCCGCACCCATGGCTCCAAGCAAGTCGAGTGGAACCTGTGTCTGCAGCGCAGCCTTATCAGCTCGTCTCCGTCATAGAAACCATCGAGACAAATCGAGCATTCCGGCGATGCCTCCCTGTTGTCATCTTTCTTAGCCTCGAAGATCTCTATCTGTAGCCGAAGAAAGGCGGACTTGCTCAGTCCAGGTGACCTGTTGGAAGTAGTTGAACTGATGGATGTGTTCTCCAAGTTCTCTTCATCCGACACGCTGCTTGGCTGAACAGATGATGAGCTAGGCCAATTTGCCTCGTATGGGGTTTCTCTGCTTCCGAAGTCGATGATTCTAAACACATCCGTAGCTGAAAATTCATCCAATGTGATGGATGGCCTGGAGGTAGATGATCCGATAGAAACACCTCTCAATCTCTCTAGAACACGTGCCTGAGCTTGCAGTACGGCACCGGGAAGCCGCTCATTTGTTCTGAACATCAGCCTGTCAAGTCGGT is a genomic window containing:
- the LOC123093051 gene encoding putative F-box protein At3g24700 — translated: MDPGNGFLAAKLTDDLVVEILSRLPFKSFCRFKCVCKAWLALSSDPQYCKKLLKIPTGLLYQRRYNSAIKLASLPHNDKDFDEALSFLPQYEQLELMDSCNGLVLCKYKNSYTPPAPGICRFIVCNPATREWKMLPDTPPSHYDPFYNMSILAFSTSWSANFYVFNFQRLSTRYLGFGPVKLQVFSSDLSTWFLDDTSWLSGTSVSQPHMFIDGALYVHTDLHEIMVLKSLEETSSGIAPSLRTIKLPHENVGFVARFGQRCFGQSSGALQYALPEEDARTILVWSLDVDEPYEWSLKYRLSMSHAFGRDNLCQYGVHSWQCDYEVIALDLERDGVLLFDKRADKLRLYNTRTGELDEIQPEDHRCRKLQDAYYHYVASYSKLPALFGF
- the LOC123093052 gene encoding probable E3 ubiquitin-protein ligase RHY1A; amino-acid sequence: MTSASELFTARRARAPRLSDPGDPGPDPLADAPQDPHGLAARRRRRGCRARRQLDAAGDVRQHLHTGPPPPRRRGSYTDRILSYIDNSNIGDSAATRNRLDRLMFRTNERLPGAVLQAQARVLERLRGVSIGSSTSRPSITLDEFSATDVFRIIDFGSRETPYEANWPSSSSVQPSSVSDEENLENTSISSTTSNRSPGLSKSAFLRLQIEIFEAKKDDNREASPECSICLDGFYDGDELIRLRCRHRFHSTCLEPWVRKCADCPYCRTNIRSRPR